In a single window of the Cygnus olor isolate bCygOlo1 chromosome 5, bCygOlo1.pri.v2, whole genome shotgun sequence genome:
- the ZDHHC22 gene encoding palmitoyltransferase ZDHHC22 isoform X2, translated as MLVLRLLNVVAPAYFLCISLVTFVLQIFLFIPSMFRDPSTTPLFSPALLHGALFLFLSANALGNYVLVIQSSPEDSGKGLNLGEGAEVVADWLDGSRSPGSALPSTHFCRLCARITQRHDHHCFFTGNCIGSRNMRNFIMFCLYTSLACLDSLVAGMAYISAALSMSFASPLAFLTLLPHSISQFFSGALLSSEMFVILMLYLWLGIGLACAGFCCHQMLLILRGQTRYQLFSSYSNSP; from the exons ATGCTAGTTCTCAGGTTGCTCAATGTTGTTGCTCCAGCCTACTTCTTGTGCATCTCCCTAGTGACCTTCGTCCTCCAGATCTTTCTCTTCATCCCCAGCATGTTCAGAGACCCTTCCACCACCCcacttttctctcctgctctgctgcatggggccctcttcctcttcctctcagcTAATGCCCTGGGCAACTACGTCCTCGTGATCCAGAGCTCCCCTGAGGACTCGGGCAAGGGCTTAAACTTGGGCGAAGGAGCCGAAGTGGTGGCGGACTGGCTGGATGGAAGCAGGTCCCCTGGCTCAGCCCTGCCCAGCACTCACTTCTGTAGACTGTGTGCCAGAATCACCCAGAGGCATGACCACCACTGTTTCTTCACAGGGAACTGCATCGGGAGCAGGAACATGCGGAACTTCATCATGTTCTGCCTCTACACCTCCCTGGCTTGCCTCGACTCCCTGGTGGCAGGCATGGCTTACATTTCTGCGGCACTCTCCATGTCCTTCGCAAGCCCGCTGGCCTTCCTCACCCTCCTGCCTcactccatcagccagttcttCTCAG GAGCTCTCCTCAGCTCTGAGATGTTTGTCATCCTCATGCTCTACCTCTGGCTCGGGATCGGACTGGCCTGCGCCGGCTTCTGCTGCCACCAGATGCTGCTGATCTTACGCGGGCAGACACGGTACCAG TTGTTTTCCAGCTACAGCAACAGCCCCTGA
- the ZDHHC22 gene encoding palmitoyltransferase ZDHHC22 isoform X1, with product MLVLRLLNVVAPAYFLCISLVTFVLQIFLFIPSMFRDPSTTPLFSPALLHGALFLFLSANALGNYVLVIQSSPEDSGKGLNLGEGAEVVADWLDGSRSPGSALPSTHFCRLCARITQRHDHHCFFTGNCIGSRNMRNFIMFCLYTSLACLDSLVAGMAYISAALSMSFASPLAFLTLLPHSISQFFSGALLSSEMFVILMLYLWLGIGLACAGFCCHQMLLILRGQTRYQVRKGMVVRARPWRENLREVFGKRWLLGLLIPVLNVGSDYRRQKGK from the exons ATGCTAGTTCTCAGGTTGCTCAATGTTGTTGCTCCAGCCTACTTCTTGTGCATCTCCCTAGTGACCTTCGTCCTCCAGATCTTTCTCTTCATCCCCAGCATGTTCAGAGACCCTTCCACCACCCcacttttctctcctgctctgctgcatggggccctcttcctcttcctctcagcTAATGCCCTGGGCAACTACGTCCTCGTGATCCAGAGCTCCCCTGAGGACTCGGGCAAGGGCTTAAACTTGGGCGAAGGAGCCGAAGTGGTGGCGGACTGGCTGGATGGAAGCAGGTCCCCTGGCTCAGCCCTGCCCAGCACTCACTTCTGTAGACTGTGTGCCAGAATCACCCAGAGGCATGACCACCACTGTTTCTTCACAGGGAACTGCATCGGGAGCAGGAACATGCGGAACTTCATCATGTTCTGCCTCTACACCTCCCTGGCTTGCCTCGACTCCCTGGTGGCAGGCATGGCTTACATTTCTGCGGCACTCTCCATGTCCTTCGCAAGCCCGCTGGCCTTCCTCACCCTCCTGCCTcactccatcagccagttcttCTCAG GAGCTCTCCTCAGCTCTGAGATGTTTGTCATCCTCATGCTCTACCTCTGGCTCGGGATCGGACTGGCCTGCGCCGGCTTCTGCTGCCACCAGATGCTGCTGATCTTACGCGGGCAGACACGGTACCAGGTGCGGAAAGGGATGGTGGTGAGAGCCCGGCCCTGGAGGGAGAACCTGCGGGAGGTCTTTGGCAAGAGGTGGCTGCTAGGACTTCTCATCCCTGTGCTGAATGTGGGAAGCGACTACCGTaggcagaaagggaaataa